The window CTTTTTACTTAACGTTCTGGGGAACCACCTGTTTCTATTAAATCCCCGGATAATCTTCCAGCTATGTCGGAATGCATCCACGGTTGTATGTATAGCTTATCAAACAAGTAAAATATCAGAACAACTTAAAGATAGTTCCGTCCGTGAAGTGTCCTTCCGTTCGATCTAATAGCTCTGTAATGTATTTCACTTTAGATGGACGTTTGTAAACAAGTTATTTAAAACAATCTAAactttgatttaaaggcactggccagcACTaccggtaattactcaaaataattattagcataacatcttacttggtaacgagtaatggggagctgttcattagtataaaacattgtgagaaacggctccctctgaagtaagtaacgtatttgatttcgagacctcagaataagattttgaagtctcaaaatcaagcatctgaaagcacacaacttcgtgtgccaagggtgttttttcttccattattatctcgcaacttcgacgaccaattgagttcaaattttcacaggtttgtttttttatgcatatgttgagatacaacaatggtctttgacaattaccaatagtgtccagtgtctttaaaaacaatctaAATTTAGAATCAATAATAGACAAGGTTTTGTATTTTAGTGGAATGCTTGATGGTTAGGATCCTACCTTTGTTTCTCTCATAATCACCGATGAATCTTCTTGTTAAGTAACGGACCGTCAAAgctagaaaaaaaacaatagttgATAATGAGAAACTATCGATGGTTGGTAGTTGACAAACATTCACAATTTAAACAATTAGTTTACGTATTGTTTTGGCAGACAGCCTATTTCCAATCAGCTAAAGCCTTATAATcaatatatataatattcaAGCACTTTTAAGCCTTCTAATTCTGGACATTCTTTACATTCCAAACGTCAGTCATATCCGTACCCAACAATCTTTTTGGACGTTACAACATTTTTTGAACATTATTGATATCTAGATGCCGGGCCTATCAACAAGCTTCTGGCCGAtttataccttccgcccaggtagtagtaaaaagcaggacagttctttttttcTAAACTGAAAAGTCTTccgaattctgaaaatctactctgccctagtaaaataaaaagcaagaGAGTTCTCAAAGTACAAAATCTACATAGCAAGTAGTTACGCAAAACTTGATACCACCATCGATACCTGAATCCCATAAACAAGCTTCTGGTTAGTACAAATCTGATCACCTCAGGATTTCTCTGTCGAGCGCagttcacattgttttataattcGTTTGAAACTTGACATTATTTCGATGATGTTTGGAATGAGGGGATGaacgacaaaaaaaaacagtttttgtcCACGGAACTCAggagcttaaagacagtggacactacatgtattggtaattttaaaagacaatttttctcacttggtgcatctcaacattatgcataaaatagcaaacctgtgaaaatttgagctcaatcggtcgtcgaagttgcaagataataatgaaagaacaaaacaccatAGTCAcgctaagttgtgtgctttcagatgcttgatttcgagacctcaaattcttagtctgaggtctcgaaatcaaattcttggaaaattacttctttctcgaaaactacatcacttcagagggagccgtttctcacaaggttttatactatcaacctcttcccattactcatacacaagaaaggttttatgctaataatttattttgagtaattaccaatagtgtccattgcctttaagtcacGAGTGCGCTTGACCGCTTGGGCACGAATAGTGGCCGAGAGAGAATTTATCTAAAAAGTACTGAGTGGACGGTGCTATTTATAACACACAGCGGTGTTAGGGAAAACCACTCACAGGTACAAATAGTTTTACGCATCATGTATACTGTTGTTTTAGTCATGTGATGTTTTACCATTTTTATACGCATTAATAGCACGTCCAATGAAAATTTTTGTAAAGTGAAGGGGTGTAAAAAGAAACCTGGCCGATTCATACTTCAATAACTGCATAGGCCTAGAGGCGCTGATTAGTTGGAAATTGTATACCTACAAACTATAGCATTAATGTTCAGTATTGCAACTTACCTGTCTTCCCACATCCCGATCGTCCCAACACTGCTACTCTTAGCCTGTCTAGTTTCCTCCTATTACTGCTAGACATGACTGTTTTCACAACATCAAACAGCAACATGGATGTTCCCACCATTGGCAAGACCAGTTTGATAACAGTTTATGACGGGGGCAGACAGGACTATTATGACTTTATAGCACTGCGTTGAGTGTGTGTTATGGGTTAAGCAAAGACCATGGCCCCAAAGGTACCTTATTGTCTGGGTGTGTGAGGTAGTCAGGTCAAAATAAACAGACAAGTATTTGTATTGAACTCTAAAGCAGTCCAAAAATCCAAACCCGGTGAAcccagttttttattttatcgcACAAGCATTCTAGCTCAAGATAGCGTTATTGACTATCTAATCATTGATAAATAACGGATATTTGGGTTAAGGCTTAATGTTACTTCATAATCAAATATAGCCAGTGTGCAATGCAATAAATATAGTAAAGTGTTAATTACATCGTTGTTATGATCGTTAATTAAATCATTGTAAATTTGTCAAGGTGTCCATGATTCCATTATTGACTGACTCCCTGTAACATTTGGATGAAACAACGGTGCATAAGTACtgtaaagggacatgttgccttggatcggtcgagttggtccatgaaaattgtttgaaaccgtttgataTGAAAGGTATAGTATGGtcggaaagatgttttgaaagtagaatataatgatcctcaccaacatgcctcgaaaatgcgtggttttccttttacgctGCGAACTaaccacggtcggccattttatggagttaGTTATCTATTTAACCAtgtacatttcataacaaaacggtttcaaacgctttccatacaacttgaccgatccaaggcaatgtgtccctctACAACAACCACACCATTGACACCAAACAATTGAAGATCTACCGGCACTTCTGGGTTAACTATCGATAGACCAGCGCAAAGGTTGCAATTCACGAAGGGAACAAGGGTTGGTGAGACATACATTGTTACTCTTTCGGTAATCCATTTTAGTTCGGTTCTGTTTTGTCCCTGTTTACCGCCATTACTGTGATACTTAATGTTGAACTCTTTGCACTCTTGTATTAAACGAGCCCATTAAGTTTTCATTCATAGTTGACACGGCGAATTTGTAATTGAAATACAAATAACATTGCAATACCTGCAGTGTCAAAGGTTTTCATAAAACGCACACGAAGTAATGTTTatccatgattgtggctgtaaTGCACATTAAGCTCAATTGTTATGTGAAAACGACTACATCTCAGTTGAGggaactgtttaagtttaaaaatatatatatattaatactTGATCATGAGAACAACCACAAACGACAGCCTTCAAGGTTAATGAGAATAGTAGTATAAGCTCAAAGCCAAGTTATAAATAGACATGCATATAACACGAAGACACGCATTATCTTGTATGCAGGAACTTATATTTCGCTGCAGAGAAAGGCGACTCTAGAAAAAGGAAGTATTCCAAAATATTCTGACGGGAAAGTACCGATGGTACAACCAGGACGTTTCAATGATAACATGGAACTGAAGGTGGCGCCCTTTAGCGCATTTTCAACTATATTTTGACTgatgtttattgaacgctgcaTGTAGTTTGTATACAATAATCTATACAAATTTAAGCCTACATAGAAAATTGCTTATATAAAGTGTAAAATACTAAATACTCACATGTAATAATGACTGAAAACTGTGAGCTATACAGCAATGGTTGAGGTAGGCCAACCATGTTTTTGTTCCTAAAATTAATGGTACATTTCAGCGGTTTCCGTTGAGTACAATTTTTTCAAAGTAACCGTTCACCTTCGGTAAGAAATATAAGCTCATACTGTCCCAGAAATTAGTAACCCAAAgcctttgtttaaaaacaattacaacatttaCAGGTGTTTTTTACGGCCAGATGGAAGTGTTTGTTTATGTCACATCCATTATAAATCGTTATGATGTGAGACTTTTgatcgctaggtggcagcagacttacaaagTTAAGTTCCATAATTTACGTAGTGCTGAGCGTGCGTGCATTGAGTATAcgtggtaagtctgctgccacagcGTCCTAAAAATCCAAAATTAATAGCAAGTTTGAGGAGCTTTCGATTCGGGACGGTTGGGCGTACAGGACGGAAAGTAACCAAACGCGGCGGTCCAGGCGCTCACGCCCATCCTACTGTAAAGCTGTTTCGATTTCTAGCTAGAACGGTGTCACCGCCAAATGATCACGATTCAGTGCAGTGCctaaaaacgtgtacaaaatgAAACCACTTGGTCATGCTTACAGAACGGACGCTATTTTCACCCAAGACTGTTCTCAAACTCTGCAGGACGGAGACTTGTTTAGTTTCGCGCACGCGCAGATTGTTCTTTCCGTTCCCTTACCGTCCCCTTTTTCCTCCCGTCCCAAATCGAAAGCTCACTTTTATTCCCGTAAGCTACACAAGTTCAGCCAGTGCTCAGTAATCCTTTATTTTTATGAAGCGTTCTTCTTGATAGGAAAAGTGATCGATCCATTGAATGTTTCGTCTAATATTAAATTCAGCCGAACCGAAGTCGTATCTATGCCGCAGCCGACCAAGATCACGAGCAGCGGAAAAGTCGattaactaaaacaaaacatattatgAATACACGTTAAACATTAAATGTTGAACATCAGTTGAATTAATAATTGgctgttttttaatatttttttgtttttcttctgcaaaacagggcccaatttcatggctctgcttaccgtaagcacagaatcggcgcttacggaagcagggaattatttgcttacggcaagcgtagttcgtactcaacgttactaggcattctacgcttacaaggctagcgcagaaattcggcgcttgcacgtataagcagggaatcgtggtcgtaagcgcggaattcggcggtaagcagagccatgaaatttggccctgataaACAATAGTTTGGATGTTGTTCGTTATACACATTGTTTGAGCAGACCCTGGTCTCCATAGCTGGATTGTGTGCAGTCGATAGTTGTGTGGTGTCAGCCTCGGATTTAAAAGCGTGATGAATGGACTCAAATGGTGAAATGTGTGGATTAGTTTATGTACAATACTAAaggctgttttgttttgttttcacgtCGCCACGACGCAAGAAAAGGGAAGTTGAGAGAGTTGTTCATCAACAATACGCATGCACACACAGTTGACACAGTCCCCCTCCCCTTCATAAATatcaaatttatttgaattatcAATTGAGTTTACGATGGTAAAAATTAGGACACCGTACataactgttttctttttataaaactAGGGTGTTAAAACTACATAACATGTGTTAAAGAAACAATATGTACAGCTTACGGTGTGAAATTACACACAATGAATATTTCGGTTATTCCAATACTCGTTGTTGATTTGATTCTCTCTTGTGTATTATATGTGATAACACCCATGCTGCCGATTTTAATACCCCGGTTTGTGTCATATCGGTACAATTTGTTTAAGtgaaaaattaaaagtgtttggtCCCATATTAtaattggtaattttgttttagcctGGTCGAAGTGGTGTTAGATTAGTTTGAACTTACCTCTTGAAGTTTACTTCTAGTGTGGAAGAATGATGTAATTGCTTCAATGAGGTCGGTCATGGCAAGGGGATCGTGTGCACtaaaaaatgatgaaataaaatcgAAGGATCTTAATGTGGACGTCTTGCTTACGATATCCCGCTTTCTTGTCATTTAATTTACTATTGTCATGGAGATTTTGATTGTCTCCAAATGTTCCGCTCTTGATTGTCTGCAATCTGGTTTAAAggcctggacactattgggtttTACTCGGAAAaatgtagcataaaaacttggtaataTTAGCTATGGCGAGCTGATGGTAGtatacaaattgtgagaaacggctccctctgaaataacgtagtttttgagaaaggggtaatttctcactgaaatatttgaattgaattacagacctcagctgaggtctcgaattcaagcatctcaaagcacacaacttgtgcaaaagggttctcttccattattttctcgcaacttcaaacgaccaattgagttcaaatgttcaaaggtttgttatttttggcaTATgatgagacacaccaagtgagaagactggtctttgacaattaccaaaggtgtccagtgcatgaGTGGTGTTCGAAACTTTGCGCGTTTCGTTCAGTTACTCTGAAGAAAATGAGTAGTATACTGTTCAAGATAAGACAAGagctgttcgaaacgtcgagaccaaaccggatCTTTTGCAGAGCCCACCCTCTCACATAAGAGATTAAGAACATGGTTGTGCCTGCGAGTTTTCTATTTATATATAGTTAATCTGGTTTAACTTTAAGGATAGAGTTCAGTATTGGCGGTGGATTTTAGGGAACTCAAAGTCAACATCCAAGCCAAGGGGAAGTCCCTCGACATGTCAGTCGAGTATTACGATTGCATCACCCTAGTGGCGGTTTAAGTGGTGATTTTATAGCTAGAGTTATGGTGTATTGGAAAACTCCCTTTTATGTTTTATCCTAAATCCCTATAGGATTTGAAGATAAGGGGAATAATAAACCAACGTggtatttaatattattacctGGCGTTTAACCAATCCCAGTGTGTCTGTACGTAACGCCATGCAAGGTCTCGTCCAATCGGATTGGCTGACAGTGACTTTATGATAATGATCACATCCAGTTCATTTGATGAATCTAGAAGGCTCACAATAAAGCTGGAatcaaacaagaacaaaaagtttgttaaattgttttatataCCGATTTCCATGCGGTTCGTAACTGGCAGTCTAGATCTATAGCAGCCTGCGTGCTGCAGCATTGCAAACTTTTAAATacaatcatttattttcataacgAGACCGTCTGCACCATTTCACATTATAGGTGATACGATAGTAAACCAAATACTGGGTAATTGATTTCGAAGACAACAGACCTAGTTCCTGGACCATACAGTCTTCCGCTCAACATCTTCCTAATTCATTGTTTTCTATATAATGGCATAAGTTGCTAAAGACTATGAGAAAGTTGTTGCAGAACTCGGGTTGTACttatagacttgactcaagtcccaatctcgtgccatcgccagaaaactattgttttgtgattctCTGCATTcggggaccacattttgacggcgagcgtgCACTGTACTGCTTGTTTGCTAGTTATAGCGCGATGTACTTGGGGACCTCTCACaagagaacgggacttgaatcaagtctaggtagTACTCCGAGTCACAACTTGCTCCTGTTGTTGCTTTTCACAGAGGAGATCTCGGGATTTGTATTACCAAACCATAACATTAatgggtctgggtactttttttacgacaacaaaacacattttccaacgatttacattaaactcacacagtttgggGGTAATGGAAAGTTTCAGAGGTGTTGTATTGAGCAATgagtaataaaacaatgtcatgaaaataactttcgtctcctcagtgatcatgagacaaaaattatttcagcatgtaaaaacgtattttcatgacaatgttttactaatttctcaaaaactacagcacctcatcagcTAAAATTTCAAGGtttgctttctactatcattatcttaaaacggtgtaagtttaatgtggacattgtgatttgtgtgtcaaccatagagctatatggTGTCAACAGACGTACTCATTGAGTGCAGTGATATTGGTCGAACATGTCAGTGATACACCAAAGCGCGTTTTCTCCATGTAGTCTGTGGCATCTTGCATCAACTTCCATACAAGATCCCATTCTACCTGACCACCATGGCGAACTCCATTACACAACACCAAGGATCGAAGGGCTGGTTTCCACCTGGAACTAAAAgtaacattatttaaaattgatcTATTTTAATGATAACTAATGGTGGCAAAAACGCTCAAAGATGCTAGGTCCAGACTCTGCCTGATTTGCCCCGAATGTTATAGTACATTTAAGtttgaaatatatatttatattaagTCGAGAAAATTATGGGCTTtcatttaaaggtagggtcatagattggtaaatactccacaCATTTACTGGGTAAAAAGCACTGCAGTTTAATGTTATATcggtttgttaaaaataaaacgtTCAAACTCGGCAGCCAGGCAGCCAGAGGCTGCACAATTATACACTGTACTTTGAGGAAAGATTCCCTTTGAATTGAGACACTAGTTTTACCATTTAACCCCTAAAACATGTGAAACTTAGAAGAAACAAGTCATGCATAAATCGTCtccagatttctgagggttggtgtccgttcgTGAGTGCTGCGGCTATAGAGATGCGGTTGTTAtccgctgtcacctcgctaatgTAAAGGGTCTATGTCCTTTTTGTgggacaacaaaaaacacaatgtccacaaacttacacagtttgaaaataatgatagtagaaagcttctctgaaaatattacttgctgatcagttgctgtagtttttgagaacagtTGTGtctattttctcaacaagtTGACACTGTAATGAGTTTGATAGTAATTTATTCTGTCTTATAGTTTGTCTATAAACCCATGTATGACCATATGACTTTGAggtatttcacacaaaaatcgAGCTCTGCAATTTGAGTCAAACTTGACTTACGCAGTAATCGGGTCGGTAATCATTTCTTGAAAGAGTCCATTTGCCCGCGAGACACAGTCAGCATTGCCATACAAACATGCAAGTGACGTTATATCAAATTCTTCCATCACTGCGTGGCTTCTGAAAGGCGATCAAAAGAATGTCTAAGATAAgtctcaaaggcactggaccctattggtaattactcaaaatagtttttggcataaaaacttatttagtaacgagcaacggggagctgttgatagtataaaacatttatgagtaacggctccctctaaagtaacgtagttttttagtgTCAGGTACTTTCTATTATCATTCAAGTATTTTAATCTGATAAAAGACTTCGGGTCAGATGCCTTTTaaggcacctgaaagcacagcaatttatgtaaaagggtgttttttattataatattcTTCTGCAAtatcgatgaccaatattgagtcaacatttttgcagatttgtcattttatgcatggtgtccagtgtctgtaaccAAGTACAGTTTTCCGGTtccgtattttttttttttttaatataaccGTAAAGTTCCAAATGGTGGTACATTCATTCAACAGGAACATACATTAATTTATCAATCGGGCGAATTGCGTTATTGATTATTACCTTGGGGTGACTGTAGGATCAATTAGAGTTGTCTCACTCCAACCTGTTTCCTTATAAACGTGATTGACCTTCTCCAGAATGGTTttcttaaagaaaaaacacgtaAACTAGTAAATAAGCGCAAAGAAAGACACATAAAACAAGCCGTGGACCACAGTGTACACATTGTACGTAGAGTTGGAAAATGTTATTCCAAATTCGCTGCATCcacacatcagggcccaatttcatagcgctgcttaacagttagcaaatttgcgtgcttactttcacaggttagcagaaaaaattgggcggccatgttgcgtgtttaccgtggatttgcattgtgacgtcatttatacACCGGATCAAAATAAAGGTTAGCATgcctatgaaatggaaatcggaCAGTAAGTACaataagcagcgctatgaaattgggctcagatgaggactcaaacccacaggCTCCTAAAGACTCAGTCACAGTAGTACTTGAGTTTGATACCATATAAACAGCTCGGCCTAGAAAGAATCATCCCCTTCTTAGATGCCAAGTTTACCATTGTATAGAGGCTTGCCGTATTGGCTCAGTTGATGATATTGTCGTGTTGTCTCAGTATTGTCGTATTGTCTCGGTTGTTGATTGTCCCGTTTGGGGTTTCCTATTGTAAAGTATTGACTAATTGTCTTTGTTTTGGAATTATGGCTGCCACCGAATTggaaaaacttgcttggtacaCTATAATTAtgacaatgcaaaacaaattgaaagtgAAGCCAACAATATACAATAATATTTGCACTAAGTTattgtttattgattttttataaaatactcAAGAAGTTTGTATTGGGgctattaaaggatttgggtactttttgtaacacaaaacacaatctccacagatttacattaaacttacacagtttgaagataatgatactgtaaggcttcccttaaaaaaaacacttgttttgctcatttctaaataataaaaaaaaaattaaaaaaaaatactacagcacctcagtgtGTAATATTTTAACGGATGCTTTCTaccataattatcttcaaaccttttaagtttaaaataaatctgtggacatcactgtgttttgtgttctacaAAAGGTACTCATCAGACCCTTTAAGAAAATAGTCCCGGATACATTCGCAGTCATAATGGCTCACCTGAAGAAATGGTCTTGAAGCCCGCCCTCCTTCTGCTATTAGGTTAAGGTTATACAGATCAAACGTTAACACAGCTTCTTTTGTTGAATTCCAGAAGTACTGTTTCAGCTTCATATATATCTCACGAGGAACAATGTCTTTAACACTAAGATCCCAGGTCTGGGAGAGCAAACCTCGGCGATTTTGAAAAGAGAAGACCTGTGTTGAAGAAATTGTTGGAATTTGTGTTGGCTGCAGACAGTGTAAATATATTATACACGTGGGCAAATTTCGGATACACAAGTTCAGAAATATCTTTTATCAAaactttaaacatttaaatacTTTTGAATGATTGGCATtggctttgaaaaaaaaaatgaaaaaaacttgTACAAATTGATTCCCATTTCCTTATTGGTATACATGAATGTATCAAACTAGAAGACAAGAAGTATACAAACGAAGAGATCTTGCGAAGGGACATAATGTTGCCTCTCCTTAGAACCTTAATAAACTGCACTCCGACAACTGACGTTGAATGAAGTATTCTACTATTACGGGACGCACTTTACTTCACGGCTACTCAGTATTATTATACTCACAAGGGGGTCTATCTTTGCCTGGTCAAGAATTCGTTGCCAGTTTTCACTGTCGTAATTCACATAATAATATCCCGTCTGTAAGTAGTTGGCTAGGTACCAATCCTCATCAGCTGCACCTTCGACATTGATTAATGCTGAAaaccagaagaagaaaaaacatgacGAATTAGGTCTTTAGTACCAGtcaattaataacaaataatgcaTCGACCCATCACtttatagacttgtggacaagtcgtaaatggtcccacgcggtgagatagtcgagttgtggcggtgctcttgCGAGGTGACTGCTCTTGCGCGAACTGCGCTGGTTGCCCGACTTCTCCCCATAAAATGGGATCGTAGTCGGTAGAGCAGTAGGAGATTCAGCGGGAATCACggggagagtcggaacgctatcaccgcgacagacatttaactacttgtccacaagtctaatcaCTGTACTGCTTTGATAAAGGGTAATATTATTACGTTAAGACTGAAAGTTGTTTACTTTCGTTGTTCTCTGGTTCCAGAAACAGTTTTGCCGGGGTTGATGGAGCGGACCGATGGACGTAAGTAAGCGGAATGTAGTAACGCTCTCTGCAAAAACACATACACAATAACTCATCATGGCTTCATCGTGTCATAGCTGTGTAAGTAGTATACACAGCAGGGTGTATAAAGATTCCTCTTctcacaaaataaattaaagtaaaacattttcatCTTCCATTCCCTCAAGCTGCAGTGTTTTATCATGtttcttaaagacctgcttgaacaaaaatgtcaagtcgtgaacttgaCAAGTCAAGTCGTGTTTAATTTCACTTAAAAATTTTCAGAATAAGAAAATCGAGTCAtataattataaatagatttcaattgagtaaaaaaaacccaatcatTTCGAATGCCCTtatatccagcgcttttctgagagatttgcaaAAAGCCCCGTTActtaatcactctcaaaacgtcatagttgggagctccaatttgtaaagccgctttgttgcagcgtggaggtataacaaagcaaacctCCCAGGCATGACGTAAAcggcatagaccttttcgcaaatactggggcgcgcgcgttaagcttggaattaggtgcattgtggtctagctggtatccaaatttgatccatatctatcccacaatgtacctcattcaacagtctgcgcttgcgcattggtatttgcgataaggtctattgtcctTTGACGTGCGCCATCAACGGCCAAAGTCCTatatagtttttcaaaacctttagattggggcctgattttttaatcaataattacgaaaaattcagaagtgtacacatatcaaaagtACAATAAATTAGGAACAAGTTAAAATACAACTTCCGtcgaaaacattccgctcaggtagctttttaaataaatgaaccAATGCTATACCTGAACGGTTCCGGCAATTGCATGAATCCAAAATAAGCTCTTTCTTGAGTGACAATCAATGTGTTTGAAACAGTTCTATTGATAGTCACAAGAGGAACCCCAGCCTGCA of the Asterias rubens chromosome 3, eAstRub1.3, whole genome shotgun sequence genome contains:
- the LOC117288509 gene encoding aminopeptidase N-like, whose amino-acid sequence is MQLPEPFRERYYIPLTYVHRSAPSTPAKLFLEPENNETLINVEGAADEDWYLANYLQTGYYYVNYDSENWQRILDQAKIDPLVFSFQNRRGLLSQTWDLSVKDIVPREIYMKLKQYFWNSTKEAVLTFDLYNLNLIAEGGRASRPFLQKTILEKVNHVYKETGWSETTLIDPTVTPRSHAVMEEFDITSLACLYGNADCVSRANGLFQEMITDPITASRWKPALRSLVLCNGVRHGGQVEWDLVWKLMQDATDYMEKTRFGVSLTCSTNITALNDFIVSLLDSSNELDVIIIIKSLSANPIGRDLAWRYVQTHWDWLNASAHDPLAMTDLIEAITSFFHTRSKLQELIDFSAARDLGRLRHRYDFGSAEFNIRRNIQWIDHFSYQEERFIKIKDY